In Aminobacterium sp. MB27-C1, a single genomic region encodes these proteins:
- the pxpB gene encoding 5-oxoprolinase subunit PxpB — MEDQQWPKVLLAGDSCIIVEYGNSIGLEINARVQALRRILEKRKISGVHEFVPTYRSLAIYFDPVKVEQPMHFLSLLKRLAIAAESESGVEKGVGIIIPVCYGRDFGPDLDNVVHHTGLTEEEIINRHSSPDYYCYMLGFTPGFSYLGGMDETIATPRLKEPREKIPAGSVGIAGKQTGIYPIDSPGGWQLIGRTPLRMFDAGHEPPTLVDAGLWIRFQPISEEEYKNIEIQVAHGTYTPEMFNKGEVPA; from the coding sequence TTGGAAGACCAACAGTGGCCGAAAGTTCTTCTTGCTGGTGATAGTTGCATAATTGTGGAATACGGCAATTCCATTGGATTGGAAATCAATGCTAGAGTTCAGGCTTTGCGGCGTATTTTGGAAAAAAGAAAAATTTCCGGAGTGCATGAGTTCGTTCCTACATATCGCTCTCTTGCAATTTACTTTGATCCTGTAAAGGTAGAACAACCAATGCATTTTCTTTCTCTTTTAAAGCGTTTGGCAATTGCTGCAGAGTCAGAGTCAGGTGTTGAAAAAGGGGTTGGTATCATTATCCCTGTCTGTTACGGTCGTGATTTTGGACCGGACCTTGATAATGTTGTTCATCATACAGGACTAACGGAAGAAGAAATTATAAATCGGCATTCTTCTCCAGATTATTACTGTTATATGCTTGGTTTTACTCCTGGTTTCTCATATCTTGGTGGAATGGATGAAACAATTGCGACACCTCGTTTGAAGGAACCTCGAGAAAAAATTCCTGCTGGAAGTGTGGGAATAGCCGGTAAGCAGACAGGAATTTATCCGATTGATAGCCCTGGTGGATGGCAGCTTATAGGACGAACACCTTTGCGTATGTTTGATGCAGGCCATGAGCCTCCCACATTAGTTGATGCCGGGTTGTGGATACGTTTTCAGCCCATTTCGGAGGAAGAGTATAAAAATATCGAAATACAGGTTGCTCATGGAACATATACTCCCGAAATGTTCAATAAAGGAGAGGTTCCGGCATGA